The Pseudanabaena yagii GIHE-NHR1 genome segment GGACTTTGAAAATTTGCTAGCTTAATCCGAAATGACATTAATAAGTAGAGGAGGCTATCGTCATCTCTACTTAATGTATACTTTTAATAAGCTCCTCTGTGGCGTGCGTGACTACCGATAATGTGTCTTGATCGATAATCGTTTTTAAGGAGTCTTCGCAGTCTTCGCCGCAGTAAACCAGACTTGCATCTGGGCACTTTAAGTTAGGCGCAGCGCTTCGGCTCCACCTGGTTTTACCGGGTCAAACAACTGAGGTAAGACGGCGTTGCGGAGGGGCATTTCCCACCACATTCAAATAAATCCCAAAAAGTGCTTGCATTTAACTAGAATTATGTTATATTAGCTAAGCGCAAACGACGCGGGGTAGAGCAGCCTGGTAGCTCGTCGGGCTCATAACCCGAAGGTCGATGGTTCAAATCCGTCCCCCGCCATTACTACAAAATAAAAGCTCTAGTTATGTAATAACTAGAGCTTTTATTTTATGAATTTCTTTTATGAGTACGTGATGCTTCTAAATAAGTAGCCAATTACTGTGCCAATCAAAAGTGCCCAAATCTGACCAGATTTCACAAAACCATCCCAACCTTTACTAATGTCACCCATGACATCTTGCTTAAATTGTTGGGCAATCAAATCCATATTTATGTATGAATGTAGATCCATAACATTTATTGAAGAGGGCGTAATCACTGATAGGTCAGTGTTAGTCACTAGATGTTGAGCTAAATCAAGCATAATATTTTGGGATTGGGTTAATTTACAGTAGCTTTGTCATTGATATGCAAAACTACTAGGGTCATATCATCTGTATGAGTATGACCTTCTCCGATAAAGTTTTGCACTTCTTGGAAGATGTAGTCAAGAATCATCTGAGGACGTGTGACATCGTCAGAAAGAGGGAAGCAATTCTGACAAGCCCAGTCTAGCGCCTTGCGGAGATTTTCTTCGTCAAAGCGATCGCCTTCAGGACTTGCGGCTTCGGTGAAGCCATCGGTGTAATAAATGACGACATCACCAACATTGAGATGGGTACTACGCTCTTCATACTTAGAACCTGCTTCTAGACCAATTAAAGCGCCCATCGTATCAAGGGCGTGCACACTACGAGTTTTAGAGCGCCAATGTAATGCGGGTGTATGAGCAGCATTACTAAAGGAAAGCATCTGCGTTGCAGGATCGTACTCTGAGTAGAACATGGTCACGAAGCGATGGGATTTTTCGAGATCCTCATACATCACTTCATTGAGATGTTCCAAAATTTTGCTAGGAGAATGATTATTTAATACTTCCGCTCTGAGCATCCCCCTTGTCATGGTCATGATCAGCCCTGCGGGGACACCCTTGCCCATGACATCACCGACCACAAAACTCCAGCGATCGCCCTTTTGCATCGGGATAAAGTCGTAATAGTCGCCCCCAACACGGCTAGCAGTCGAACATCGTGCAGCGATCTCAATGCCTTGGATTTTTGGGCAATTGCGTGGCAGAAGTTGTCGTTGAATCTCTGCGCCAATCTCCATTTCCCGATCTTGACGCTCTTTTTTTATTAATTCGGTTGTGAGTTCATGATTTTCGAGTCCCACTGAGGTTTGATCGGCAACAAGACGCATCAAAGTCCGCTTGTTATCTGTCCAGACATAATCAGGCTTGCGACTAAATATATAAAGACGACCACGCACCGAATTTTTGACTAATACCGATGTACCAAATAAATGTACATCTGCCCCCAAATAGCGACTGACCATTTCATCAAGGGCTGTGGGACTACCTGTTAAAACCTGTTGAATTGCTCGCTCGATCGCGGTTCGTACCTGTTGTGCTTTCATCCCCCCTTGATTGCGCTCTGGACAATGCAGCGACTCTAGACGCATTTGCCCGCTTGCCTTAAATAAAATCAGCGCACCACCATCGGAGTCAGTTACACGACTGGCGATGAGGGGAATTAATTCAAGAAATTGATTGAGATTACTAAAGCTGCGGAGAGCGTAACCCAAGAAGCTAAGCAGCTCATGGATTTTATTTTGATCCTGACTCATGCGTCTGAGCAGGTCTTTGAGATCTTTCATCACCATCACAGACGCATTATCTAAATCTGGCTGTGGTGGGAGTGATCTATTTCTAGGTGGCAATGATAGAGACATACCAATGCTGCAACGCTAGGTGGTTTATAGGGAAGCTAATTACGAAAGCTAATTTAGTCAAACAGTTTAGCCTTAGTTGAGCAAAAAATACGATTAATTTTAAAAATTGAGCTGCGCTTGGCATCTCTCACTTTTTAAAATTAGTTAAGTAGGTGGGTGCAATTAAATATAAAACCTCAAAACCTGTGGCGCACGCACAGCGTGCGCCACAGGTTTTGGCTCTGGGTTTTAATTATGCCCAGCTACTTAATTACTTAGTAAAGCCTCCACAAATTCGTAACTTGAAAATGGGCGCAAATCCTCAATCCCTTCACCTGCACCGATAAAGCGAATTGGTAAGCCGAGTTGTTGGACTACGGCGATCGCCACACCACCCTTGGCTGTGCCATCAAGTTTTGTGAGAATTACCCCAGTGATCCCTGCGGATTGAGCAAAGACTTCGGCTTGTTTAAGTCCATTTTGCCCAAGTGTAGAGTCGAGGACTAACAAAGATTCAATTTTGGCATCAGCAGATTTTTTATCGACAATACGGCGAATTTTGCTGAGTTCTTCCATTAGATTTTTTTTGTTTTGCAAGCGTCCTGCCGTATCGACGAGTAATAATTCCGTGCCTCTGGCTTGGGCGGCGCTAATTGCATCGAAGACAACGGCGGCAGGATCAGCATTTTGGGCAGGGTTAGAAATTACGTCAACATTCGATCGCTGTCCCCAACTCTTGACTTGCTCGACGGCAGCAGCGCGGAAAGTATCGGCGGCGGCGATTAGGGTTTTGTAGCCAGACTTGACACTGAGGTGCGACAGCTTGCCAATGGTTGTAGTTTTACCTGCACCATTTACGCCCGTAATCAACCAAATATTTAATTGATTCTTTTCGGGGATCAACATCGGGATTGGTTCGCCTTTGTTGGATGCACCAGTCTGAGCCGTGACATCGAGCATATCGCGCAAAATTTGTTTGAGATAGGCGATCGCTTCTTCGGGGGGCAATACTTCCTTACGCAGTTTGTCTTGCAGCTTCGAGATAATCTGATCGGTTGCCTTTACCCCTACATCTGCTTGCAAGAGTAATGCCTCGATGTCATCAACGGAGTCTGCACTGAGGGGGCCTTGTCCGACGATCGCTTTTAGTTGATTGACTAGTGATAAACGAGTTTTATCTAAACCTTGGCGCAGACGATTCAGCCATGTAATTTCTTCGACGGAGATTTCTTCGGGGCGGCGACCTTGGGAGGCGAGGACCTCGGCTGACCAGATGAAATTCTCGTCAAATTCGATGGTGGGTTTACGTCTGACCTTGACTTCAGGTTTAACCTCTGGCTCTGGCTCAATGATTGCCGTGGCTTCGAGGGCAGCGATCCGCGCAAGGCGATCGCTTTCGGACTGCATCCAAAAAGGTACAGATTCAGCTTCTGGGGTGATTTCTTCATCGATAGTGGAATCGGCTGGGACAGGAGTAAGAGCTTCAGGTGTTGATTCTACTTCGGGTGCTATTTCTAAAGATGGCTCAGGTGTGGAAGTAACTAGCTCAGGGCTTTCTGATGTAGTTTCGACAATTTCAGGCTCTTCAATCTTTGCTTCAGGCGCAAGAACTTCAGACTCAGGACTTTCTGGCTCAACTGCTTCAGCGACTTCAGGTTGAGTAATTTCTGGATCAGCAGACTGCTCTTCGGACTTAGCTTCTGGTGCAATATTTTCTGGTATAGCTTCAGCAATCTCTGGTTCCTTAGCCTGTGCCTCTGGCTCAGCAATTTCTGGTTCGCTAGCTTCAGGTGCTTTATTCTCAGTAACTTCTGCCTGTTGCTGCACATTGGCATAGGCGGCCTTTGCCCAATTGAGTAAATCTTGGGATGCGGGGGAAGGAGCAGGGCTAGATTCTACGGTTGCAGCTTCTGGCGCTTTTTCTTCTGTTTGGGCTGGCTCTACAGGTTGATTTTGTGCATCTTTGTCATCATCAAACTTTCGCCGAAACCAGTTAAACACCATACTAATACCCTCGCGCAATGCCTCAATCTACACCAGATTTCAATATGTTCAACCAAGACAAACTTGATCGGCAATATCAATACTGTCAGTTTACTAGGATAGTTTAAGGTGTATGCGTTATGTAGTCATGGGTGAAATCTAGACGGTTTCCCGAAATCTTAGATTTTAGGCGATCGCTTTTCAATTACAGCGCAACACGCTGAATTAAAAACCATACAAATATTTGAAAGCGAGACAAAGTCTCGCTTTCAAATATAGTTGTTTTAAATAATTTGCAGAGGGGCTTCGACTCCGCTCAGCCATCGGTGTAAGCTAGCTGAGCGAAGTCGAAGCTGTAGTTCTTATTTGAATTATCTATATTTGTATGCTAGTCACATTCTAGAGATTCTCTAGTGCTAACCCCTGTTTTAGAATTGATACCCTTTGCTTTAGTGCATAACCACTTGCGCTGTCCACCATCCATAATTGCATCGGTGAAGTCTGCTCCGTCAATATTCACAAAATCAAAGGTGCTGCGTAATAAAATTGTCTCAACTAGCACCGCATTACTAAGATCAGCTTTAGCAAAATCAGCTTGATCTAGTAGTCCCCCTGAAAAATCTGCCCCTTGTAACTTAGCGTTGCGTAAAATTGAGGCACTAAAAACAGATCCGCGTAAATCAGCATTTTCAAAATTTGCCCCCTCCATATTGGCATTGGCAAAGCCTGAACCCGCTAATACTCTACCTGAGAAATCCCTGCCTTTTAACTGAGCGTGGCTGAAGGAGAGGGTTTCCGCTTGAGCATTCATCGGAGAAACCAGTAAACAGGCGATCGCGAAAATAGCCGTAATTGCCAAGCGTAGGTATGACATAGATGTAAAAAATATTGCAGCGCAGGAGGGATGTCCCTATCTTAAGGGTTCTGCGATTTAATAAAGAAGCAAAATTGGTGGCTCGGCAAAGCCGAGCCACCAATTTTGAGGTATTAACCAAAAGAGAGCTAGTACTTAGTACTAGCTCTCTTTTGGCTGTAAGGCGATCACCTTAGCAAAAATGAAAAAATAAATTACAAAGGACAGGTTAGAAAAATGGCACTAAAGATGCGTTAGTTTTCAACGTAGTTGAAGAGTAAGCCCATAGCAGCGATCGGGAGAATTACACCAAAGAGGGGTACGAAGATGTAAGAAACGTAGTAGTGAGCGTAGTATCCAGTCATGGTTATGAGGTTCCTTGAGTAAATATGAATTATTTCAGAATTTAATTTGGGATGAAATTAATCTCGGTGATGCAGTTAACAACACCTCAGATTACTTAAGACCAAATTAAAGGAATAAACTTTTGGAATGGCTCTAGGTAGTTGAGGAAGTAAGCAAATGCAACACTACCAGCACCACCAACCAAGAAGCTGCTAGCAAATTCGCTCCAACCAGCAGGTGTACCCAAGTCAGCGGGTGCATCAACAGCAGAGCTAGACTGAAGTGTGGTTACACTTTGACCATGCAAGGACAAGCCAACGCTCAAGATCAAAACTAGGGTTGCTGCTGCAAACAAACCAGCAAGACCACCTAACTCAGTGTCTCTAAGAGGACCAAAATAGGCAAAAGGTCCATAGATGAAATAACCATGAGCTAAGCCAACTTCTAAACCACGACGGCTAGCAGACAAGCCTGTACGATAAGCAGGAAGGTTACCGATAAAAGCTCTAACAACTGCCGAATCGCTGATAGGAGTAGACAAATTCCCTAGTTGGGGATCATTTTTGAAAGGTTTTACAAAATCTGTCATAAGTCTTTATTAAGTAAAGATTGCAGGTAGAATTTTGTCTTCATTTTAGGGAATAAGCGCTGATGTCACAGCATAAAGAGTGAGTATCTTTAGAAAACTTCACAACCACTGACCTAAGAAAGTACCTTTGTCACTTTACTTAACGTGAGTTCGATATCGCCATTTGCGCCGCGCTTCGCGCGGCGCAAATGGCTTTAGTTCACGGATGCCGATGGACATAAATCCGCTAATTCGCAGTGATCGCAGGCGGGTTTACGAGCATTACAGACCGCACGACCATGGTAAATAATCCTGATCGACCAGTTTTCCCAATCCCGTTGGGGCAATAGTGCCATGAGATCCCGCTCGACCTTGAGAGGTTCATCAAATTTGGTTAGCCCCAATTTTTTCGTTAAGCGCTTAACATGGGTATCAACGGTTACACCTGCATTGATTCCATAGGCATGGGCTAAGACCACATTGGCAGTTTTGCGGGCAACTCCTGGTAGTTTTAACAGCTTTTCCATTGTATTGGGGACTTGCCCATCAAAGTCTCGCATGATCATTTCGCAAGCCCCACGAATATTTTTGGCTTTGTTGCGATAAAAACCTGTGGAATGTACTAATGCCATGAGTTCGTCAAGATCGGCATTTGCCAAGGCGATCGCATCGGGAAATCGTGCAAATAATTTAGGCGTCACCATATTTACGCGCTCATCAGTACATTGAGCCGACAATATTACCGCCACCAAAAGCTGCACAGGGGTTTCGTAATCCAGTGAACAGGTTGCGTCGGGATATAGCCGTTTCAGGCGAATGAGAATTTCATTAGCCCGAACTTTTTTCGATGAACGTTTAGTAATAATTCCCATGATTAGCAGCGCAGTATGACAGGTCTGAAACGCTCAAAGTTTTACTCGTCTTCGACGCGACTTGCGCCACGCTCATAATGTTTACAGATACCGCGACGACTGGATTTGATAAACTCACAAAATAATTGAATGTCAGGATTATTTTTAAATTCTGGATCGCTATTAAGGAACTCGATCGCTTGGCTACGATTGCGGTTGGAAAGGTAGAGTACCTTATAGGCATTGAGGATTGCGCGGCGACGTTCAGGACTAAACCCATTACGGCGTAGACCAAGTCGATTGAGTCCCAACACCATATTGGTATCAACTGCCATACAGTAGGGCGGTACATCCACACCGAGGCGAGTTTGACCACGTACCATTGCATAGGCTCCGATGCGGGCAAACTGATGTACTACCGAGTCTCCACCCATAAAGGCATTATTTGCCACCTCGACATAGCCCGCCAGCAAGACGTTATTTACTAAAACTACGCGATCGCTAATTTGACAGTTATGGGCAACATGAGCGCCTGTCAGCAGCAAATTATCATTACCAATGGTTGTTGCGGAGCCTTCCTTAGTACCACGATTGACGGTGACATATTCCCGCAATGTATTGCGATCGCCAATCTCTACAAAACTTACTGCTCCCTTATAGGAAGTATCCTGCGGTTCCGAACCAATAATTGCCCCATAACCAATTTGGTTGTCATTACCAATCTTGGTATGTCCTGTAATGATTGCTCTAGCCCTAATCTCGCAGCGATCGCCGATCTCCACAAACTCGTCAACAATAGCATCGGCTCCAATGGATGTACCTTCGCCAATTTTGGCATGAGGATGGACGATGGCGCGGGGATGAATCGTAATATTAGTATTTGGCATTGAAATTTCGGTCTAGAGTCTGGGGCGCAAAAATAATCAAACAAAATAAACAAAGTAAGCATTAGTCTATTGCAATAGTGTAGCAATCATTCATTGCAAGTAGCCCCAAAACAATATCGACTGATGTTGCGTGGAAGTCTTCTAAAGCCCTCACCCCTAGCCCCTCTCCAGCAGGAGAGGGGAACAAGAAAATAATTTAGGTTTTGCTCCCCTTCTCCTGCGGGAGAAGGGGTTGGGTGATGAGGGGCGATCCTACTTCCACGTAACATCAGTATTGACAAGATCGGAACAAATAAGTTTTTTGAAAGTGTTGCCAAGTAAAGCTTTCAAGAATTCATCTATCTTTCAAGATGCCAAACTTATAAAGTCGTTGCACAATTTCTTCTAGAAGCTGTATATAGCTAAAATTAGTCTTTTGCAGGATTTTTTGGACTGAACCACTCAAACGCACATAATCATCATCCGTTAAATCCTTCGCAGTGATAATAATGATAGGAATTGATTGAATATCTTGCCGCAATCTTAAGAGATGGATAAATTCAAATCCATCAATATTCGGCATCATTAAATCAAGCAAAATCAGATCAGGAACGTGATCGGATAGCAAATTTAGAGCCTCATAACCATCCTGAGCTTCCCAAACAATGCAATTTTCCTTTTCTAACATCCGCCGCAGCATTGATTGGACATTGATATTATCTTCAGCGATCAAGACTGATAACGGTGAATCTGAGCCATGACGATATTTCTCAATTGTCGAGACTAAGCGATCGCGATCGATTGGTTTAAACAGATAGTCATTAGCTCCAATCTCATAGCTCTCATGGTAATCAGGTGTAATTGTTAGCAGAATAATAGGAATCCCTGAAGTCAAAGGTTGCGACTTTAACTCTTTGAGAACTTCCCAACCATTCATTGAAGGCATTTGCACATCTAAAATAATGGCATTCGGTAAAATTCGATGTGCTAACTCTAGTCCATCTTCGCCATTAAAAGCGGAATAAACAAATAAGCCGAGATGACTCAAACCTGATTTAGTATATTGATGGATAGTTGGATCGTCATCAATTACTAAAATCGATGGATAGCTTGGCTTTTCATTCTCTGCATTGAGTTGAGACTTTGTTGATTCTGAAGGAAGCTTAGATAAATTCAGCCTACTATTTTTATGGATTGATGATTTAGCTAGTTCACTATCGACTGGCAAGTAGATTGTGAAAGTTGATCCTTTCCCTAACTCACTCTGAACCGTAATACTTCCTCCCATCATATTACAGAGCCGATGACTAATCGCTAGCCCCAACCCCGTTCCTCCATACTGACGAGTTGTGGAGCTATCTGCTTGATTAAAAGGCTGAAAGAGTTTTTGGATGTTTTCAGGACTAATTCCAATTCCTGTATCGCTAATAGTAAAACAGAAATATTCGCCCTGCTCAGAGATTTGGCGATCAACCGTGACTTGAATTTCACCTGATTTTGTAAATTTACAAGCGTTACTTAAAACATTTAACAGAACTTGCCTGAGACGGGTCATGTCCGTGTGAATAATCCCAAGTTGTTGATCGCAGTTGACAACTAGGTGGTTATTGCTTTTGAGAAGCAAGGGTTGAATGGATGTAGTTGTGTTCTGTACTAGAGTGGGAACGTCAAAGTCATCATAATGAATTTCTAATTTACCTGCCTCAATTTTCGTCATATCGAGAATGTCGTTAATTAAGTCCAGTAAATGCTTGCCCGATTGATAAATTTTCTGAAGATCCTGCACAAAATCTTCTAAGCCTAATGCTTCGGCATCTTCTTGTAAGATTTCGCTATAGCCGATAATCGCATTGAGAGGAGTGCGTAACTCATGGCTCATATTGGCAACAAAGGTACTTTTTGTCCGATTTGCTTCGAGGGCGCGATCGCGGGCTAAGGAAAGTTCCTCATTCATCAAACGGAGGGCTTCCTCATCCCGTTTCCGCAACATCAATGTCCCTAGTTGCATAGCGATCGCGCCGATTAACCCCACCAATTGCTGATCGCCATCATTGGGAAATCGGGTAAAGAAAGCCATGATCGCCACAACTTTAGTATCTGCGCTCACAGGGATTGCTAAACCAGATCTCAAACCACATTCCATCGCAGGATATTTACGCAGGAAGTGTGATTCTGATTCGAGAGAAATATCCCAAATCCATTCTGGGCGTTGATGTCCCCACACCCTACCCGGAAATCCGATCCCCGAAGTAAAAGAAATCTTTTCGCTATATTTACGAAACGACTCTAGCCCATCAATACTGCTATACCACGCAGGGCTACATATCAAAACCTGTTCGTCTCCTGATGGTATCCAAGCCTCACCATAATCCCATCCTGTAAATTGACAAATCTTACTGAGGGTAATTGCCAAAGCTGATTGAAAATCATTGACGGCACTAATATCTAACGTTAAGCGCTGCAATAGTTGAGATTCTTCTTCCGCTCGCTTGCGCTGCGTAATGTCTTGAACCGTACCTTCAAAGCCAATTAGAGTCCCATTTAGCTCCCTTACTGCCCTCACATTTTCAGAAATCCAGATTTTTGAACCATCTCGCCGATAGACCTGCGATTCAAAATTGGAAACTGTGTCATGGGAACGCAAAATATCGATAAATTCTTGACGACGGGATGGGTTGACATAGAGCTGATTAGCAATATTCGTGACATTATTAATCAAAGATTCTGCGGAAGGGTAGCCATAGATTCTTGCCAACATGGGATTTGCAATTAAATAGCGTCCGTCAATCGTCGTCTGAAAAATCCCCTCGATCGCATTCTCAAAAATACTTTTATATTTAGCTTCCGCACTTTCAAGGTCGTTACGCAACTTAGAAGTTCTTGCCTTGAGCAATTTATGGATTTCCGTCGCTTGCTGCACCACCTGCATCAACTCTTCAACGCGATAGGGCTTAGTGATGTATTTAAAAACCTTGGACTGATTAATTGCTTCCACCAAATCGCCGACATCCGTATGGGCAGTCAGTAGAATTCGCAAAGTATCAGGATATAGATCAGCAACTTGGCTTAAAAGCTCAGTTCCCGACATCATCGGCATCCGTTGATCGGAAACAATAACTCCAATATCTGGCTCACTTCCCAAAATTGCCAAGGCTTCAAACCCATCTTTGGCTTGGATAATGTGATAACTACGATGAAAAATCCGATTTAGCAGATCCAAGTTATCTACTTCATCATCAACAATGAGTAATTTATCTAGTGATTTATTTGTTTGTGAGCTAGCCATGAGTATATTTGCTGCAAGCAGGTTTTCGCTTATGCTGTTGGAAAGTAGTCCAAAGTAACACTTTCAAAACATTTATTATGGTTTGTTTGATAGCAAAGTTCTGCAATTAAAACCTTAACAACATTCATTTAAGCAAAAACAGATTATGAAAATTGTAGTAACGGGTGCTACGGGATTTGTCGGCACTAAATTAGTTGAACGTTTACAAGCTTTAGGCGATCGCATTGTCGTTTTGGCTCGTGATGCCCAAAAAGCAACCAATCAATTTCCCCAAGCATCTTTTCCCAATGTGGAAGTAGTTGGCTACAATCCTTTTGAGTTGGGAGATTGGGCAAAGGTTATTTCTGGCAGTGATGCGGTGGTTAACCTTGCGGGTGAACCTCTCGCGGGTGTGCGCTGGACGGATAAACGGAAGCAGGAAATTCGCGATAGTCGGGTTTTAACTACTAAGGTTTTAGTGGAGGCGATCGCGCAAGCCGAAGTCAAACCTCAAGTTTTGATCAGTGGTTCAGCGATCGGTTACTACGGGACAAGTCCTAATAAAACCTTTGATGAATATAGCGATGCAGGTAATGACTTTTTGGCAAATATTTGCAAATACTGGGAAGATACTGCTGAGTCTGTCAAGGGTTTGGGCGTACGCCTAGTCAAGCTGAGAACAGGAATCGTCTTGGGAATGGGTGGGGCGATCGCTAAAATGTTACCGATTTTCCAAGTTGGTGGCGGTGGCAAATTAGGCAGTGGTAAGCAATGGTTTTCATGGATTCATCTCGATGATCTCGTTGCCCTGATTATCTATGCGATCAAGAATCCTGACGTTACAGGGGCAATTAATGCGACTGCGCCCAATCCTGTAACTAATGCCGAGTTCACTGTTTCCCTTGCTAAAGCAATTAAACGCCCTGCCTTTGTACCAGTACCTGCGGCGGCGCTAATTTTGCTATTTGGAGAAGCCGCAACAGTGTTATTAGATGGTCAGCGTGTTGTGCCCCATAAAGCTCAAATCAATAAATTTACATTTCAATATCCCGATATTGACTCAGCCTTAACGCAAATTTTCTCCTAAGTTGCCAATCTCACGTCATTTCGGGTTAAGCTGGCAAATTTTAAAAATCCAAAAGTAAAAGCCTTGCTTAGCAAGGCTTTTACTTTGATAGAGACTGGAGTTTAGACTAAAAAAGGTAAAAAAGGCAGAGTAAAAGAGATACAAACTGCCTAAAGTAGATGAAAAGTAAAGAGACATCTACAGCCATGATTATTGATAAACTCTTAGTACAGGACAAAAAGTTGCAAAAGTAGGCAGGGAGGGGTTTTATAAAAGATAACCACATCGTAAATAAAACCCCTATGAAAGAGATTAACCTATTCCGAGAAAAGTTGCAGCAACATCTGCAATGGAATAGAGCAAGACTAGCCTTTGTGTCCATGTTCTTGATCGCGCTAATGCGAGTAAAGACAGTAAACCTAGCTGAAATTGCCACAGGATTTAGTGGTTATGCCAAAGTCGAATCACACTATAAGAGGTTACAGAGATTTTTTCGAGACTTTGAAGTGGACTATGAAAAGATCGCACTCATGGTCGTCAAAGTCATGCAAATCCCCGAACCTTGGGTAATTTCTATCGACCGCACCGATTGGGAATTCGGTAAAACCGTGTTTAATGTGCTGACATTGGGAATAGTGCATTACGGTATTGCATTCCCGTTGGTATGGATGATGCTGGACAAAAAAGGTAACTCAAACACCCGTGAGCGCTGTGAATTGTGTAATCGATTTCTGGAAATATTTGGAGACCGCAAAATCGACTTTTTGAGTGCAGACCGAGAGTTTGTCGGTGAGGATTGGTTAGATTACTTGTTGTGTGAACCATGTAACCGTTTTCGTATCCGCCGTAAAAATACTTTGCTCAATGACGGGCAGAAAAAACTGCGTGCCGACATTTGTTTTCAAGACCTCCAAGTTGGTCAGTCCAAAGTATTGTCCAAGCCCAGAAAGGTTTGGAACCATTGGCTTCGTATAGCCGCTATGCGTCTTGATGATGGCGATTTATTAATTGTCGCGACGACTCATGACCCTGATACGGCTATTGCTGACTATGCTAAGCGTTGGGCTATTGAGACTTTATTCGGGTGCTTTAAAACCCGTGGCTTTTGTTTGGAGTCCACTCATCTTCAAGATCCTGAACGTCTTTCCAAACTAATTGCTTTGCTTACTCTGGCTTTATGTTGGGCTTTATGTTGGGCTTTTTCTTCTGGGCTTTGGTTGGCTCAACTAAATCCCCTCAAGCCTAAAAAACACGGTCGTCTTCCTAAAAGCATTTTTCGCCTTGGTTTTGATTTCCTTCGTCACATCATCTTTGACTTACATCTCAATTCTCAAGCCTTCTTTACAGCAATTCTCATTATGAACGAAGGCTAGTCAAACCGTTGATATAGGGATATTGTAAATAACATGATGATTGATTTAGGGGAAGAGCTTTGAAAGCACAAGGCTCATTCGACAGAATTGTAGAAATTTTCCGACAACAACTAGAATCATTGCCAGACAAGCGGACAGGCAAAAATAGTCGCTATGGCATGGAAGATGCAGCCATGAGTGCATTCAGTGTATTTTTCACTCAAAGTCCATCA includes the following:
- the thyD gene encoding thylakoid membrane protein ThyD; protein product: MKIVVTGATGFVGTKLVERLQALGDRIVVLARDAQKATNQFPQASFPNVEVVGYNPFELGDWAKVISGSDAVVNLAGEPLAGVRWTDKRKQEIRDSRVLTTKVLVEAIAQAEVKPQVLISGSAIGYYGTSPNKTFDEYSDAGNDFLANICKYWEDTAESVKGLGVRLVKLRTGIVLGMGGAIAKMLPIFQVGGGGKLGSGKQWFSWIHLDDLVALIIYAIKNPDVTGAINATAPNPVTNAEFTVSLAKAIKRPAFVPVPAAALILLFGEAATVLLDGQRVVPHKAQINKFTFQYPDIDSALTQIFS
- a CDS encoding IS4 family transposase; protein product: MKEINLFREKLQQHLQWNRARLAFVSMFLIALMRVKTVNLAEIATGFSGYAKVESHYKRLQRFFRDFEVDYEKIALMVVKVMQIPEPWVISIDRTDWEFGKTVFNVLTLGIVHYGIAFPLVWMMLDKKGNSNTRERCELCNRFLEIFGDRKIDFLSADREFVGEDWLDYLLCEPCNRFRIRRKNTLLNDGQKKLRADICFQDLQVGQSKVLSKPRKVWNHWLRIAAMRLDDGDLLIVATTHDPDTAIADYAKRWAIETLFGCFKTRGFCLESTHLQDPERLSKLIALLTLALCWALCWAFSSGLWLAQLNPLKPKKHGRLPKSIFRLGFDFLRHIIFDLHLNSQAFFTAILIMNEG
- a CDS encoding response regulator — translated: MASSQTNKSLDKLLIVDDEVDNLDLLNRIFHRSYHIIQAKDGFEALAILGSEPDIGVIVSDQRMPMMSGTELLSQVADLYPDTLRILLTAHTDVGDLVEAINQSKVFKYITKPYRVEELMQVVQQATEIHKLLKARTSKLRNDLESAEAKYKSIFENAIEGIFQTTIDGRYLIANPMLARIYGYPSAESLINNVTNIANQLYVNPSRRQEFIDILRSHDTVSNFESQVYRRDGSKIWISENVRAVRELNGTLIGFEGTVQDITQRKRAEEESQLLQRLTLDISAVNDFQSALAITLSKICQFTGWDYGEAWIPSGDEQVLICSPAWYSSIDGLESFRKYSEKISFTSGIGFPGRVWGHQRPEWIWDISLESESHFLRKYPAMECGLRSGLAIPVSADTKVVAIMAFFTRFPNDGDQQLVGLIGAIAMQLGTLMLRKRDEEALRLMNEELSLARDRALEANRTKSTFVANMSHELRTPLNAIIGYSEILQEDAEALGLEDFVQDLQKIYQSGKHLLDLINDILDMTKIEAGKLEIHYDDFDVPTLVQNTTTSIQPLLLKSNNHLVVNCDQQLGIIHTDMTRLRQVLLNVLSNACKFTKSGEIQVTVDRQISEQGEYFCFTISDTGIGISPENIQKLFQPFNQADSSTTRQYGGTGLGLAISHRLCNMMGGSITVQSELGKGSTFTIYLPVDSELAKSSIHKNSRLNLSKLPSESTKSQLNAENEKPSYPSILVIDDDPTIHQYTKSGLSHLGLFVYSAFNGEDGLELAHRILPNAIILDVQMPSMNGWEVLKELKSQPLTSGIPIILLTITPDYHESYEIGANDYLFKPIDRDRLVSTIEKYRHGSDSPLSVLIAEDNINVQSMLRRMLEKENCIVWEAQDGYEALNLLSDHVPDLILLDLMMPNIDGFEFIHLLRLRQDIQSIPIIIITAKDLTDDDYVRLSGSVQKILQKTNFSYIQLLEEIVQRLYKFGILKDR